A stretch of Ligilactobacillus faecis DNA encodes these proteins:
- a CDS encoding Fic family protein, with protein MRPNYRITTQMLNLVQRISVLTTELSFEKRELHLRKENRIRSIQSSLAIENNSLTLEQVTGIIAGDRVLGPPKDIHEVQNAYEAYERVFKLDPYDVEDFLLAHYLLTNGLVKHPGRFRSGDVGVYDSIGTVVHIGARPQFVPELIRELFQWARESQISDIVKSCIVHFELEIIHPFEDGNGRMGRLWQSLILSKWNRLFEWVPIESVIYEHQQGYYDALTISNTTNDSTAFIEFMLQDILETLENYKIRVNKGTVRNIVTDLKPRELELYQIIEAYLKKNQQITNSDAKALTGLSAATARRYLKRFVDLGLLQVTGSTRDRVYKLK; from the coding sequence ATGCGACCAAATTATCGAATAACCACGCAAATGTTGAACTTGGTTCAGAGAATTTCTGTATTGACAACAGAACTTTCATTTGAAAAACGAGAATTACATTTGCGTAAAGAGAATCGGATCCGTTCGATCCAATCATCACTTGCGATCGAGAATAATAGTTTGACACTAGAACAAGTAACGGGAATTATTGCTGGTGATAGAGTACTTGGACCACCTAAAGATATTCACGAAGTACAAAATGCATATGAAGCTTATGAACGGGTTTTTAAATTAGATCCTTATGATGTTGAGGATTTCTTACTGGCGCATTATTTACTAACAAACGGACTCGTAAAGCATCCAGGAAGATTTCGATCAGGCGATGTTGGGGTTTATGATTCAATCGGAACGGTCGTGCATATCGGAGCTAGACCGCAATTTGTTCCAGAACTGATCCGTGAATTATTTCAATGGGCTAGAGAAAGTCAAATTTCAGACATTGTTAAATCTTGTATCGTTCACTTCGAGTTAGAGATCATTCATCCGTTTGAAGATGGAAACGGACGAATGGGGCGCTTATGGCAAAGTTTGATCTTGAGTAAATGGAACCGCCTTTTTGAATGGGTCCCGATCGAATCGGTTATTTATGAACATCAACAAGGATACTATGATGCCCTGACTATTAGCAACACGACCAATGACTCCACTGCTTTTATCGAATTTATGCTACAAGATATTTTAGAGACTTTGGAAAATTATAAAATAAGAGTGAATAAAGGTACTGTTAGAAATATTGTAACAGATCTAAAACCGCGAGAACTTGAGCTCTACCAAATAATTGAAGCGTATTTGAAAAAAAATCAACAGATCACTAACAGTGATGCTAAAGCGCTCACGGGTCTTAGTGCAGCTACTGCCCGTCGCTACTTAAAGCGCTTTGTAGATCTTGGGTTACTCCAAGTTACGGGGTCGACCCGAGATCGAGTCTATAAACTTAAGTGA
- the rpsI gene encoding 30S ribosomal protein S9 produces MAQVQYRGTGRRKNSVARVILVPGTGKITMNGKSAEEYIPFANLREVMAQPFVATETKDQYDVLVNVHGGGFSGQAGATRHGIARALLEVDPDFRGVLKRAGLLTRDARMKERKKPGLKKARKASQFSKR; encoded by the coding sequence TTGGCACAAGTACAATATCGCGGCACAGGCCGTCGTAAAAACTCAGTTGCACGTGTGATCTTAGTTCCTGGTACAGGTAAGATCACAATGAACGGCAAATCTGCAGAAGAATACATTCCATTTGCAAACTTACGCGAAGTTATGGCTCAACCATTCGTTGCCACAGAAACAAAAGATCAATACGATGTATTGGTAAATGTTCATGGTGGTGGCTTCTCAGGTCAAGCTGGCGCTACACGTCATGGTATCGCACGTGCTTTGCTTGAAGTAGATCCAGACTTCCGTGGCGTCTTGAAACGTGCAGGTCTCTTGACACGTGATGCACGTATGAAAGAACGTAAGAAACCTGGTCTTAAGAAAGCTCGTAAGGCTAGCCAATTCTCAAAACGTTAA
- the rplM gene encoding 50S ribosomal protein L13: MRTTYIAKPGEVERKWYVVDATDVPLGRLSTVVASVLRGKNKPTFTPNVDTGDFVIVINADKVALTGRKATDKIYYHHSNHPGGLKARTAGDYREKDPEKLIALSVKGMLPKGTLGRAQAKKLHVYRGADHKHAAQNPEVLDITNLI, translated from the coding sequence GTGCGTACAACATATATTGCAAAACCAGGCGAAGTAGAACGTAAATGGTATGTCGTAGATGCTACAGATGTTCCTTTGGGACGTTTATCCACAGTTGTGGCATCTGTTTTGCGTGGTAAAAACAAACCTACTTTTACACCAAACGTTGATACAGGTGACTTTGTGATCGTCATCAATGCTGATAAAGTTGCTTTGACAGGTCGTAAAGCAACAGATAAGATCTATTACCACCACTCAAACCACCCAGGTGGCTTGAAAGCTCGGACAGCTGGTGACTACCGTGAAAAAGACCCAGAAAAATTGATCGCATTATCTGTTAAAGGTATGCTTCCAAAGGGTACTCTTGGTCGTGCACAAGCTAAGAAGCTTCACGTATACCGTGGTGCAGATCACAAGCATGCTGCTCAAAACCCAGAAGTATTAGACATCACAAACTTAATCTAG
- the truA gene encoding tRNA pseudouridine(38-40) synthase TruA: protein MTQRYMITLAYDGTNFAGFQTQPKQRTVQSVLEKALNKMSKLDDYITVYGSGRTDAGVHALGQVIHFDFPHEISAQGMLRGLNSMLPLDCEVLECKIVSDDFHARFTTHGKRYMYRVSRSWFTDPFKRFYTGHYKYPLDIERIKEALPDVVGTHDFSSFVASGSQTKDHVRTIYEATVREDQEQNEVIFEFYGNGFLYNQVRIMVATLLEIGNGKRPVHDFLRLYEVKDRNECRETAPASGLYLKKVYYPTEE, encoded by the coding sequence ATGACACAACGCTATATGATAACTTTAGCTTATGATGGTACGAATTTTGCGGGGTTTCAAACACAACCAAAGCAACGGACCGTCCAATCTGTCTTAGAAAAAGCGCTCAATAAGATGAGCAAACTTGATGACTATATCACTGTTTATGGTTCAGGTCGCACTGATGCAGGCGTGCACGCTTTAGGGCAAGTGATCCACTTTGATTTTCCCCATGAGATCTCAGCACAAGGGATGTTGCGGGGGTTAAATTCAATGTTGCCACTTGATTGTGAGGTTTTAGAGTGTAAGATCGTCAGTGACGATTTTCATGCGCGGTTTACGACACACGGCAAGCGCTATATGTACCGAGTGAGTCGCTCGTGGTTCACTGATCCATTTAAACGTTTTTACACGGGGCATTATAAATATCCATTAGATATCGAGCGGATCAAAGAAGCCTTGCCAGATGTCGTTGGCACACATGATTTTTCAAGTTTTGTTGCTTCTGGCAGTCAGACAAAAGACCACGTGCGCACGATCTATGAAGCAACTGTGCGTGAAGATCAGGAGCAAAACGAAGTGATCTTTGAATTTTACGGCAATGGATTTTTATACAATCAAGTCCGCATCATGGTCGCCACGCTCCTTGAGATCGGCAACGGTAAACGCCCAGTACATGATTTCTTACGTTTGTATGAAGTCAAAGATCGTAATGAATGCCGGGAAACTGCTCCAGCAAGTGGACTTTATTTAAAAAAAGTCTACTATCCGACAGAAGAATAG
- a CDS encoding energy-coupling factor transporter transmembrane component T family protein — protein MDKLLLGRYLQGDSLIHRLDPRGKLVLCFYFVLIIFLCNNWQSYLLLTGATLIFVLLSKIDLRYFIKGLLPLIWLILFTVLLQVFFTRGGPVYWQWGPFSLTQFGLVNGVFVFCRFVLIIFISTLLTLTTPPLAIADATESLLKPLKKLKVPVYEISLMLSIALRFVPTLMDETTKIMNAQRSRGVDFSAGSLKDRIKAVIPLLIPLFVSALSRAEELATAMEARGYRGGEGRTKYRAQTWHLRDTIALGVFLALTLGLLFLRN, from the coding sequence ATGGATAAACTTTTATTAGGCCGTTATCTCCAAGGCGATTCGTTGATCCATCGGCTTGATCCGCGGGGAAAATTAGTCTTATGTTTTTACTTTGTCTTGATCATCTTTTTATGTAATAATTGGCAAAGCTATCTTTTATTGACTGGAGCGACATTGATCTTTGTTTTGCTTTCAAAGATCGATTTACGCTATTTTATCAAAGGACTTTTGCCGTTGATCTGGTTGATCTTATTTACCGTTTTACTGCAAGTCTTTTTTACCCGCGGTGGACCTGTTTATTGGCAATGGGGACCATTTTCGTTGACGCAGTTTGGTCTAGTCAATGGCGTCTTTGTTTTTTGTCGTTTTGTGTTGATCATTTTCATTTCAACGTTATTGACTTTGACGACTCCTCCGCTTGCGATCGCCGATGCGACTGAATCGTTATTAAAGCCGCTTAAAAAGCTCAAAGTTCCTGTCTATGAGATCTCGTTGATGCTTTCGATCGCTTTACGTTTTGTGCCGACTTTGATGGATGAAACGACTAAGATCATGAATGCCCAACGTTCGCGCGGAGTCGATTTTAGTGCCGGGAGTTTGAAAGATCGGATCAAAGCTGTGATCCCACTTTTGATCCCGTTATTTGTCAGTGCGCTCTCACGGGCTGAAGAGCTTGCGACGGCGATGGAAGCACGAGGCTATCGTGGAGGCGAAGGGCGGACCAAATATCGTGCGCAAACATGGCATTTACGCGATACCATTGCTTTAGGCGTCTTTTTGGCTTTGACATTAGGTTTATTATTTTTGAGAAATTGA
- a CDS encoding energy-coupling factor ABC transporter ATP-binding protein translates to MAIHLEKLGYTYQIGTPLEKKALADISFTLADQSFTALVGHTGSGKSTLLQHLNGLLRPTAGSLTINGKKITAETKNKELGELRREVGIVFQFPEAQLFEETVLKDIAFAPKNFGKTEEEANEIARQKAKLVHLDESLLERSPFELSGGQMRRVAIAGILAMSPKVLVLDEPTAGLDPSGRVEMMEMFKRLHQEEGLTIILVTHQMNDVANYAEHVLVLEEGHLIADTTPKELFKDPNWLLEHHLSLPQTTAFATKLQKKGFVFPELPLTEKELAQTLAQKLKAGELDG, encoded by the coding sequence ATGGCGATACATCTCGAAAAATTAGGCTATACTTACCAAATAGGAACGCCTCTTGAAAAAAAGGCGCTGGCTGATATCAGTTTTACGCTCGCTGATCAAAGCTTTACCGCTTTAGTCGGACACACTGGAAGTGGTAAATCTACGCTTTTACAACACTTAAACGGCCTTTTACGACCAACGGCAGGCTCTTTAACGATCAATGGCAAAAAGATCACTGCCGAAACAAAAAATAAAGAGCTCGGGGAATTGCGTAGAGAAGTCGGGATCGTGTTTCAGTTTCCAGAAGCACAACTTTTTGAAGAGACGGTTTTAAAAGATATTGCATTTGCCCCGAAAAACTTTGGAAAAACCGAAGAAGAAGCTAACGAGATCGCACGCCAAAAAGCAAAACTCGTTCATCTAGATGAGAGTCTCTTAGAGCGCTCACCATTTGAACTTTCAGGCGGACAGATGCGTCGCGTTGCAATCGCTGGGATCTTAGCGATGTCGCCCAAAGTCTTAGTTTTAGACGAACCGACAGCAGGACTTGATCCAAGTGGACGCGTCGAAATGATGGAGATGTTCAAACGTCTCCACCAAGAAGAAGGGTTAACGATCATTTTAGTGACGCATCAGATGAATGATGTCGCTAATTATGCCGAGCATGTTTTAGTGCTAGAAGAAGGGCATTTGATCGCCGATACAACGCCAAAAGAACTGTTCAAAGATCCAAACTGGCTTTTAGAACATCATTTGAGTTTACCGCAAACGACAGCTTTTGCGACTAAATTGCAAAAAAAAGGCTTTGTTTTTCCAGAACTTCCTTTGACCGAAAAAGAACTTGCGCAAACGTTAGCGCAAAAGTTAAAGGCAGGTGAGTTAGATGGATAA